GCAGCTGTGTGCGCTCCATTCACAGGAGATGAAGCGCGAAGACACAACCCCTCAAGGTGCTAGACGAGAAAAAAGCCCCCTTGGACAGCGGTTGACCTCACCAACAGGCAGGGTTGTCAGGAAAATCAGTCTTTCTACTCGGAGCGACTTGGAATCGGAGGGGGAACAAAACCACTCCCCAGAAATTGCATGTCCCTGGGTTCCCAAGGGTGAGCAGTCTGACTTGGAGTCATCCCATGATGACGAGATGGAGTCAGCGTCTTTTCAGCCACAAGGCGAGGACATATATTTAAGTGTCCCTAAGATACTTAAAAACATGGACGCTGAAGACTTGGAGCAGGTCTACAAGataaatggtaatggtaaacACTACTCTCCCATGAGTCAGAGGAAAACGCTAACTGTGGTGTCTGGTAGAAAGCCGTCCCCCAGAGCGGAGAATACTAAGCTGAGTCACTGCTTGAGTTTGGACAGCCAGGTTAGAAGTATAGGAAAAGTGAGTCAAGAGTCCAATGTTAGACATTTGATGTACAGAAACAGTGACCTAAGATCTCCCACGATGACTTCAAGAGAGCCTCTGACCAGTCAAAGCTGCCTAGACCTCACTTCAGGGGGTCGACCTCACTCCCGAGTAAGCCAGTTGTCTGATGAACAGTCTCTCGAACCCCATGGGGACTATGGCCGAGCACCATCCCCAACAGACAGCCTTGACTCCAGCTATACCTTCATTGTCAGCCCACCTCACGATTACAGCACCAACAGAGGCTCCTTGAACTATAATTGCCGTCTATCAAAGTCTGCAGTGGACTTGACACACAAGACTCGCCCGATGATCAGTGGCAGGACTGATGAGCACCTCGAAGAGTGGACCGTGACGTGCAACAACTTCAACTCCATGTCAAGCTCAATGTCCCCAACTCGGTCTAGGGGACCGAGGGTCTCTGACGTGGGTCAGACCCGGACCCACCCTACACGTCAAAGTCACGATGTTCTGCACCAGCCTCAGACAAAAACAACGGTGACTTGCTCAAATACACCCCTGATGGCTAGGTCTTTATCCACCTCTGTCATTGATCGATTCTCTCAAGAcctgaagagaggaagaggagatgtaGGAGAGCCAACCCTGGTGGAgttggaggaggacggagactcGTCCTTGACAGGATTAAACCCCAGAGGAGTCCATCTGCTTAGGCAGTTTGGGAAGCAGGGTTCTGGTAGAGCTGACCTTACGCTGCCAAGTGGTATCCAtgccacaccacagggtctacTCTATATAGTGGACTGTGGAAATGCACGTGTTCAGGTAAGTGTTCTTTCAGACACATACAACATACAGTGTGTCTACTATAGTGAATTAATTTGGCAGTGTTTAAATCTGAATATAACTTTGAAACAGGTGACTGACCTACGGGGCAACGTTCTCCAGCAAGTGACCTCCCCAACTTGTGATGGCTCTGCAAGAAGATGTCGGAACTACTTTGACATTGCGGTCAATACCAAGGGTTTGATTGCGCTTAGCTGTGCAGCAGAGCGTGCCCTACTTGTCTTCAGCCGGCATGGTCGCCTACTCCAGACATTTGGTGGGTCGGGGTTGGGCTCTGCAAAAGATGATCTTGAGGCTCCCAGGGGCGTGACCGTAACCAGGCTGGATGAGTTCTTGATAGCCGATATCCGAAAAGGTAGCCTCATTGCCCTGAAGCTTGACCCTAAAACAGGCTCCCGTCTAGAGCGCACCGTGGTGACTGGATTTCACCGACCTTACTTAGTGGCGGCTTGCACAAGCTCAGGCATGGTAGCTGTGTCCGAAAGGGGTAACGAAACAGGCCGTGTGCCTTGCATTAAAGTGCTGGAGCCAGGCTGGAACACGGTGAGAGTTTTAGGCATATGTGCTGGTATGGGACCAGTGCTTGCCTGTCCCTGGGGCATCGCTATAGATACAGATGGTAACGTGCTGGTAGCAGACTGGGCGGAGCAGCACAGAGTCCTGTTATACCCAGCACAGGGAGTGGGGTGGCTGATAGTGACCCAAGGCCTGAGTAGTCCCCGTGGACTGGCATTGCTACCTAAGGGCCAACTAGCTGTGTCCGACAGCATGCACCATTGCGTTAAGATCTACCAGTACAAAGTGACCCAGGATTAGAGAGTGTGAAGAGatgtttgtggtttggtttagtTTTGCTGCTCTCAGTGGTTCAGGGTCCAAGAGATATGCTAATTTCTCTCAGAAAACTGTCTATAGATTAGAGTTAAATCATAGTGTGAATAATGTCTGTGTTTGCTGTCTTTCTTAATATTCTGCATTGAAAAGCAAAGCATTGAAAAATCGAAATATTCACAGTGTATGGATTCAATAAATTCAACAAAGTCCAATTCAtattcagtatttttttttctgtgtagcAAGATAATGGTTGTGATATTTTTACAGAATCTTGTGACTATTTGCTTCAGCGACTCCGTCAAAAGCTACAATTGTTCAGTTGTACAATTGAGAAGCAGCAGATCTCAGTGGCCTTTTCCAGTCCTCCCACTCCCTTCTTTCACCAGCAGTGACTGTAATACATCCACCAACAACGTTTGATGGATTCTGTATTTAACATGTCGATGCCAGTAAGTACAGGGTGAGCTGAATCATCAGCAGTGAAGCTAGGCTGCAAGTCAAAATTATTTTCTGTGAAATATATCCGTTTATAGCACACCAGGGACCATTATTGACTACTACTTTATTCTGCTACCGTTTAGAGGATATTTAGTACTTTTTACTCCATTACATATTTGGCAGCTGTTTACAGATTACAACTGATCTGAAATTTAATTCtcaaaaactgaaacaaagtTATTTTCTATGTTGTTCAATGAATGAAGAGAGATTAACATGTCATCATATTTATCCCCTAGAAAATGTACTGCCCCGATGAATTCTATGACCACAACATTAGAACAAGTATGTTGAATGTTGTCTGATATTTCCCTGGTTTAGCTTTGGTTCCAAGTCACCATTAAATGCTGACTTTGCCCAAGGGAATTACTCACAAGTCGTTGCAATGGGACGTTGAAGACGGGATAAGCAGTGGAAGCATAAAAAGAGGTAAACACGTGTCTAgactgtcattttaaaatgtgtacattCAAAACATCAAGGATTAAAGATGGATTAACCCAAATTAAATCAGATAATATTTACTAATTTATTCATCAA
The window above is part of the Gasterosteus aculeatus chromosome 16, fGasAcu3.hap1.1, whole genome shotgun sequence genome. Proteins encoded here:
- the LOC120833570 gene encoding uncharacterized protein LOC120833570; translated protein: MFVGTPSGSNSSFPIPTHSPSPDHPSDGPPLAFPSQSPPCWATQARRDLAQADAELRRLQELHATQTDTVKRGVERAILGARREERRLLERVEQDHRDTQQHLEQLQRENMAAARVSQSLLDQRLCTLAQLERRIQEVGRQACLEDGGQKQLLKDIAEFLQPWEVSVSLKKVNFKPSSQPNAVHFGDIRVQEQSLCLNAGGCGPQGQLCALHSQEMKREDTTPQGARREKSPLGQRLTSPTGRVVRKISLSTRSDLESEGEQNHSPEIACPWVPKGEQSDLESSHDDEMESASFQPQGEDIYLSVPKILKNMDAEDLEQVYKINGNGKHYSPMSQRKTLTVVSGRKPSPRAENTKLSHCLSLDSQVRSIGKVSQESNVRHLMYRNSDLRSPTMTSREPLTSQSCLDLTSGGRPHSRVSQLSDEQSLEPHGDYGRAPSPTDSLDSSYTFIVSPPHDYSTNRGSLNYNCRLSKSAVDLTHKTRPMISGRTDEHLEEWTVTCNNFNSMSSSMSPTRSRGPRVSDVGQTRTHPTRQSHDVLHQPQTKTTVTCSNTPLMARSLSTSVIDRFSQDLKRGRGDVGEPTLVELEEDGDSSLTGLNPRGVHLLRQFGKQGSGRADLTLPSGIHATPQGLLYIVDCGNARVQVTDLRGNVLQQVTSPTCDGSARRCRNYFDIAVNTKGLIALSCAAERALLVFSRHGRLLQTFGGSGLGSAKDDLEAPRGVTVTRLDEFLIADIRKGSLIALKLDPKTGSRLERTVVTGFHRPYLVAACTSSGMVAVSERGNETGRVPCIKVLEPGWNTVRVLGICAGMGPVLACPWGIAIDTDGNVLVADWAEQHRVLLYPAQGVGWLIVTQGLSSPRGLALLPKGQLAVSDSMHHCVKIYQYKVTQD